A genomic window from Paraburkholderia phytofirmans OLGA172 includes:
- a CDS encoding efflux transporter outer membrane subunit, whose amino-acid sequence MARLRELAAAQPASLQHGLRRRFTSVVSLAASVTASAGLLAACTVGPDYVPPKPAMPASFTEQTGAASGAAKAPQPSDDAWWKGFGDATLDSLMADALQSAPELAVAEARIREARALRGIAGADQYPTVDVGAKYDRTHGSANVPVGVPPGGLGPGANGNLWQAGFDASWEIDVFGGKRRGVEAADASYQAAVADLGDVELTLLAEVARNYIELRGVQRQLAVARSNLSIQQDSLSLTRSQFDAGLASRLDVLRAQAQVSDTEAAIPTFEADERASIYRIGALIGHPPEQLLAQLDTPQAIPLAVADVPVGLPSDLLRRRPDIRAADHRIAAANARIGVAQADLYPHFSLTGVAGLESLNASTFLTTPSRYFSIGPNISWLIFDAGKVRFEMRAEEARTAEATAVYQRTVLGALRDVETALVSYAQSQVRHERLAAEVAADREAVSIATRLYRQGLNDFLSVLDAERSLYAADDKLAQSDRDTALALVALYKALGGGWQEAADTSGAAAQHP is encoded by the coding sequence ATGGCTCGGCTTCGGGAACTAGCGGCGGCGCAGCCGGCGAGCCTCCAGCATGGCCTGCGGCGCCGTTTCACTTCTGTCGTCAGCCTTGCCGCTAGCGTGACTGCATCGGCTGGACTCCTCGCGGCTTGCACCGTGGGCCCCGACTATGTGCCGCCCAAGCCAGCGATGCCGGCGAGCTTTACCGAACAAACCGGCGCGGCAAGCGGCGCGGCGAAAGCACCGCAACCCTCGGACGACGCCTGGTGGAAAGGCTTTGGCGACGCCACGCTCGATTCGCTGATGGCAGACGCGCTGCAATCCGCGCCCGAGCTCGCCGTTGCCGAGGCGCGCATACGCGAAGCGCGCGCCTTGCGTGGCATCGCCGGAGCAGACCAATATCCTACCGTCGACGTCGGCGCGAAATACGATCGCACGCATGGCAGCGCAAACGTGCCGGTCGGCGTACCGCCCGGCGGCCTCGGTCCGGGCGCGAACGGCAATCTATGGCAGGCGGGGTTCGATGCTTCGTGGGAGATCGACGTGTTCGGCGGCAAGCGTCGCGGCGTCGAGGCGGCTGACGCGTCGTATCAGGCCGCCGTCGCGGACCTCGGCGATGTCGAGCTGACGCTGCTCGCGGAGGTTGCGCGCAACTACATCGAGTTACGCGGCGTGCAGCGGCAACTCGCCGTCGCGCGCAGCAATTTGTCCATCCAGCAGGACTCGCTGTCGCTAACCCGCTCGCAGTTCGACGCCGGCCTCGCCTCGCGTCTCGATGTCCTGCGCGCGCAGGCTCAAGTCTCCGATACTGAAGCCGCCATCCCGACATTCGAGGCGGACGAACGCGCATCCATTTATCGCATTGGCGCGCTGATTGGGCATCCGCCGGAACAGCTGCTGGCCCAACTGGATACGCCGCAGGCGATTCCGTTGGCCGTGGCGGACGTGCCTGTCGGCCTTCCGTCCGACCTTCTGCGCCGCCGGCCGGATATCCGTGCGGCCGACCACCGGATTGCCGCCGCGAACGCCCGTATCGGCGTCGCTCAGGCCGATCTCTATCCGCACTTCTCGCTGACTGGCGTGGCGGGCCTGGAGAGCCTGAACGCGTCGACGTTTCTCACCACGCCGAGCCGCTATTTCTCGATCGGTCCGAACATCAGCTGGCTCATCTTCGATGCGGGTAAGGTCCGCTTCGAAATGCGCGCCGAAGAAGCGCGGACTGCTGAGGCCACGGCGGTGTATCAGCGGACTGTTCTAGGGGCATTGCGCGATGTCGAGACTGCGCTCGTGTCGTACGCGCAGTCACAAGTGCGGCATGAGCGGCTGGCTGCCGAGGTCGCCGCCGACCGGGAGGCGGTGTCTATCGCGACGCGGCTCTACCGGCAAGGGCTCAATGACTTCCTGTCGGTGCTGGACGCCGAACGCTCGCTGTACGCCGCCGACGACAAACTGGCGCAAAGCGATCGTGATACGGCGCTTGCGCTCGTGGCGCTTTACAAAGCGCTGGGTGGCGGCTGGCAGGAGGCGGCCGACACCTCCGGTGCCGCCGCGCAGCATCCGTGA